In the genome of Gorilla gorilla gorilla isolate KB3781 chromosome 22, NHGRI_mGorGor1-v2.1_pri, whole genome shotgun sequence, the window CGCTTGTGTTCCATGGCTGATGGAGAGGAGGGACCTGCCCAgctgcagtggctgttcacaCTCTGGCCCCCTTTCCGGGCGGTGCTGGGCTTCTTCCATCCTCAGGCTGCTGCTCCTGCCAGTGTTCCCTCGGTGTCCTCCGGCACAGACCTCAGCAACGCTGGCTTCTGGGCCTGGTTCCTACCCACTCGCATTTTGGGCCTTTGGGTGATATCGTGCCATTAAGTTCTGTCCTAAATGGAAcccatgggtttttctttttctatctggtaattctctctgtttctatttGGGATTTAGGGAGATTTAGAAACTATGCCTCAGGTAGCACCATGTCTCTAGGATCCACTCCTCCCTCTCAAAACAATCCTTGATTCTAGTAAATGAAAATTCATAACAAAAAGGAAATAGacttggtttaaaaataaaaggtttctACTTAAACCCCACAGCAAACACTGTGTGTAGTGGTGAACCTTTGACGTTTCTCATGAAAGTCAGGAACAATCAaggattcttttaattttattcagcaTCATCCTGGGTGTTCAAAGTAATGTTGCCAcaggaaaaacaatagaaatgggAGTTTTAAAGATTGGAAATGAGAAGTTAAATTCTCCTTATTTTCAAATGATGAGCTCATCTACATAGAAAAATCCAAGAAAATCAATGACAAACTCTAAGAACTAATAAGAGAACTTGCAAAGGAAACGAGCTAAACATATGGTTTGATATGAAGAcaatatatatgtgaaaaatttatatagacatatatataagATTTATATACTAAGACAACATAATAGAAAACTGTTCCCCATTCACACTAGTAAAACATCCCTATGAAATACCTAGAATTTAATCCAAAGAGGAATATTTTAGACCTATAGAAGAAAATGATGGAATTCTAAATGGAACTATTGTACTGTGTAACTGCAAGGCAAGACAAGATGAACAATTATAGTTTCCTCCTACATATTTAAAAgctcaatgcaatcccaatcaaaattatagtagtttaaaaaatacttgaaaagctTTCTAAAATTAATCGAGAACAAGCTAGAACCaatgtttttagaaaataagatAGTGGCACCTTCCTTATGAGCTGTTAGTTTCCTCCTACATATTTAAAAgctcaatgcaatcccaatcaaaattatagcagtttaaaaatacttgaaaagcTTTCTAAAATTAATTGAGAACAAGCTAGAACCAACGTTTTTAGAAAATAAGATAGCGACACCTTTCTTATGAGCTGTTAGGATATATTACGAAGCTGAATAACATGGATAAAACATCTGGAATGGATGCAAGGATAGATCAAGAGATGACtagaacaaaatacaaaatacggATTTCAGAAGCAGACTATACAAACATTTCTATCAGACGAAAGAGATGTTTCAAATGAGAAATGGAGAGAATAAACTAACTTTAAAAAAGGACAGTTGGCTACTGGTGGAAGAGAAAGATTAATACATCATACCTCACACAAGTCATATCAGCAAATGGGGCAAAAAGTTAAATCTAAGCAATAACAATGAAACCAATATCAGCAAAATTAGGCCTGTTTCCAATCTCGGGGAGTGTGCTGTATAGAAGCAATGATGGGTTGGAAATATTTGGAGGGCATATGATGGACAGAGGATCCCCAGCCCTAAATCCACAAGAAAAACACACATAGCATGATAAGAAATGGGCTAGGAATGTGAACAGGAAACAGTGTGGACGGCTGTGCACTTAGGCCATAGTGGGTTCCCAGCAGCCGTCAGTGCAGAGGGCAGGGAGCTGAGAGCAGATCAGGCTGAGCTGGGGTCACGCGGGGTCCCCCAGCCACTGAGGGCCCTGGGCAGCAACCACGCAGGCCCCGCCCCCCAGGCGCCACCTCACTTTCTGTGGCATTTCTGTGCCTGTTCTGACCACAGCCATGGCAGCACCACGTCCATCAGGCTGCGGCCGGCCTGGCTGTGGGGTGACTGCAGCATCCCAGGGGCAGGCATTCTCATCAGCGTTTCGGTCTCTGCAGCTGGCCTGGAGGAGCTTGTCTCACACTCTGAGGACTGACTGCTCTGCGCCCACCCAGGGTGGCGGAGCCCCATGCGCTGCCTGATCTTACCACTGTCCCCGCTGACGGCCTTCCCACAGGTCATCACAGGCAGCTCATGCTCCCCGCGTGGACCAAGCCTTAGAGAGATGAGAGTGTCGCTGACTGTGTGCCCGCACCGGCATCATCTGTGGGAACCCAGGCTCCTTGTCCCTACACCTGTGTGGAAACTGCTGCCCCGCCCCAGAGGAGAACCTGGGCAGCGCCTGGGTTTTGGGGAATCATGTGCCTCCATCCGCCCATTCCATGATGCTTTTGTCCTGATCGAGCCCCTTGTCTCCTGCGCAggtgcagcagcccctccctctcccctcgcATTGCTGCGAAACGGGCAGAACCCTCGGGCGGGCGGCACACAGGGAGGGTGACCAGGCCTGGAGGCTGTGGTGCCCGGACCCCAGGCCAGCTTCCTGGAAGGTGACCCTGCAGGGTGGGCTCTCCCAGGTGGGACAGTGGGTGGGACGGTCCTGGGGCCTGGAGAGCCCCACAGCCCAGGGCACGGCAGCCAATGACCAGGCTCAGGAAGACCCAGGCATGGAGGCTGAGCCGGGACTGAGCCTTCCTGGGCGTGGCCGTGAGTTCCACCTGGTGACCCCCTGGAGGAGTTAGGCCACTGTCCCCTGTGACTTCTAGGTTAAGTCACTCATTCATAGAAACAGTCACGGCTAGAGACCAATCTGAACTCAAAACCATGTGTCCCCAGGAGCACTACAGGAAAAGAGAATCAGGTGACCAAGGGGAGTTTActggggagcaggaggaggtACTGACAGGTTCAAGTCGAGGCCAAGTGACCCAGAGCAGAGAAGCTGGGAGGGAGGACAGGGGACCTAGCAGGCAGGTGGGCACCTGCTGGGACGTAGGAGCTGGGGAGCTGCAAGGATGGAGGCTCCTGGGAGCAAGGAGGGGGAGGTCACCTCAGCACAGGGGAGACACGGGGACCCGTCCTAGGTGGGGGCAGCCACCTAACCCAGGTCAGGAACTGAGCCCAGCTGGCCCAGCAGGGGTGCATATCAGCAGCTGGACTCCTGGCCTGAGCAGAGGGCTCAGCAGGCCGGGCGGGAGCACGCGGGGCGGCAGAGGAGGGACACGCAGGAGGCTGGGCGGCAGCAGCTGGCCtggcaggaggaggcaggggcACAGCAGGAGGAGACAGGCATGCAGCAGGCAGGCCTGCATACAGGGCGGCAGAGGAGGGACACGGAGGAGGAGGGTCTGCAGCAGGAGGTGGTGCAGCAAGCCGGCTGACAGCTAGACTGCTGGCAGCATGAAGTGGAAGCCCCAGAGCAGACAGGCACACAGCAGATGGGTTTGCAGCAGACAGGCTTGCAACGGACGGGCACATAGCAGGCCTGCTGGCAGGGGGAGGAGGTGCAGCAAGCTGGATGGCAGCTAGACTGCTGGCAGCAGGAAGAGGAATCCTCAGAGCAGGTGGGCACATAGCACACAGGCTTGCAGCAGACGGGCACACAGCAGGCCGGCTGGCAGGAGGAAGAGGCACAGCAAGTTGGCTGGCAGCTAGACTGTTGGCAGCATGAAGAGGAATCCTTAGAGCAGGTGGGCAGGCAGCACACAGGCTTGCAGCAGACGGGCACGCAGCAGGCCTGCTGGCAGGGGGAGGAGGTGCAGCAAGCTGGCTGGCAGCTAGACTGATGGCAGCGCGAGGGCGTGCAGGAGCTGGTGCAGCCTGATTGGCAGGCGCTGGGCTCACAGGCCGCCTGGCAGCAGGGGCTGGACACACAGCTCACTGGGGTGCAGACCAGGGTCAGGCAGGGGGCCGGGGCGCAGCAGCTGAGGGCGCAGCAGGGGGGCTCACAGCAGCTCTCTGGGCAGGCGTCCACCTGCCAGGAGTCGGAGCAAGCGCTGGAGCAGACGGACATGGTGGATGCGGCCatgctggggtggggaggaggtgagCTGCGGGCGGTGTGAGTGAGTGTGGGAGTCAGTGTGTGTGAGTGACTGAGTGAGTGTGTGAGCTTCGTGGGGCTCCGCTTTTATACCCCTCCTGGCCTTGTTGTTCCAGGGCCCACAGCGTCCCCTTCCTGGTTGCTGAGAGGTGGTGTGTGTCATGACTAGGGATGTTTGTTTGCCTGTGATGTGGCCCAGGTCATAAATCTCCTGTCCTGTCTGGGCTGTAGCCTGTCCCATGTGGATCCCTGGGGGCAAGAGTGGAGGTGGACCTGGTCCCAGCACGCCACCAGTGCAGTCCGGGTTGTAAGAAGGGGGCTGCGGAGGCAGGGGTGGCCCTTCAGCCTTACGCAAAGTGTGGCATGGCAAGGCGAGAGCTGTCCCACTCACGATTGTGGGGGCGTCTCCTCCCTAAAGCAGGTCCTCACTGAAGAGGCAGGAGCAGCCGGTAGAAGCACAGGATCACTGGAGCAGCCGGAGAGAAGGTGCAGCAGTGGCCAGCGAGCCCCACAGTGGTGGCCCTGCACATTCCTTCCCCCGTCCCCATCACTGGAGGAGTGAGAGCCCCAAACAGGGAGAAGGGGAGCAAGGAAGGAGAGGCCATGCCCCTGCCCGCGGCCTTCCCCGAGGTCCACTCAGACTTGCATGTGGGAACGCTGGGGATAGGACTGGGTTTCCGACAGGAAAGAAAAGTTTTGAACTGGCCCATGGATTTGGTTCTGCTCTTAAAGGCCATAGCTTTATGATGTGCTTCAACCATAGATAACTCAAGTCCCATTatcaatatttcttaatttttttttttttttgtacagatggggtctcaagtgatccctcctgccttggccaaagtactgggattgcaggcatgagccctgTGCCTGGCCATCATCAGTATTTCTGCACCACGTGTCTTCCCTGTTCCTGTTCATTGTCCTTGCTGCCCTCAGCTTCCTTTCTTCAAACGTAAGCTGCATGTGAGCAGGGAGTGTGTTTGTCTTGTTCACCACTCAGTCTTCAAAGGCCTAAAATCATGCCTGGCCCAAGGAAAAGCCTTTATAAAAATGGGCtgaaataataaacttttttggagaaattatttAAGAGTAATTTTGAGCTCTGAAAGCGATTCCATTGTGCCACGTTTTTCTTATGCTGTATAAAATGCTCTGTGAAGTTCTCCTTTCTTGTGTGGGGAACTGGCTTACATCAGACTGGCCATCTAGCTAAGAAATATTAGGAAATCTGGTTTACAAACAAAATCTCTGTTCGAAGGGGCCGGGAGGTATCAAGACAGCTGAGACTTGAGTGAGTGAATCCGCATTAGAGAGAAAGTGCACAGAAGTGAGTCCAATATTCCTTGTGGATTTTCTTATTGAGGCATTTACCAATTTACAGACCACAGCCAAGAGGCCGAGAGCCTGATCAGCT includes:
- the LOC101136522 gene encoding keratin-associated protein 10-1, producing the protein MAASTMSVCSSACSDSWQVDACPESCCEPPCCALSCCAPAPCLTLVCTPVSCVSSPCCQAACEPSACQSGCTSSCTPSRCHQSSCQPACCTSSPCQQACCVPVCCKPVCCLPTCSKDSSSCCQQSSCQPTCCASSSCQPACCVPVCCKPVCYVPTCSEDSSSCCQQSSCHPACCTSSPCQQACYVPVRCKPVCCKPICCVPVCSGASTSCCQQSSCQPACCTTSCCRPSSSVSLLCRPVCRPACCMPVSSCCAPASSCQASCCRPASCVSLLCRPACSRPAC